A genome region from Nocardia sp. NBC_00565 includes the following:
- a CDS encoding 3-hydroxyacyl-CoA dehydrogenase NAD-binding domain-containing protein codes for MTADAPIAVIGTGVIGAGWAALFLARGRDVMAFDPAPAAEQALRSAVGEAWPTLIRLGLADGASTDRLRFTSSAAEAVADAVFVQESGPERVELKQRLFAELDEAAPASTPIASSSSGLMPSQLQAMCGRHPERVLVGHPFNPAYLIPLVEVVPGKETDSRVVEVAMELYTAMGKRPVLVRHEVPGHVTNRLQAALWREAYSLVERGVATVADIDTAISYGPGLRWALLGPLVNQHLSGGDGGLAHILEHLGPPTQAWMDDLGEPQLTPRLAELLVRGVDDELAGIDQRRLVADRDALLVELLERKALRTALP; via the coding sequence ATGACCGCCGATGCTCCGATCGCGGTGATCGGCACCGGCGTAATCGGTGCCGGGTGGGCCGCGCTGTTCCTGGCGCGAGGCCGCGATGTCATGGCTTTCGATCCTGCTCCCGCGGCCGAGCAGGCGCTGCGGTCGGCAGTCGGGGAGGCATGGCCGACGCTCATCCGTCTCGGACTCGCCGACGGCGCTTCGACGGATCGGCTGAGGTTCACATCGAGCGCTGCCGAGGCCGTCGCGGACGCGGTGTTCGTCCAGGAGAGCGGGCCCGAGCGTGTAGAGCTCAAGCAGCGATTGTTCGCCGAGCTGGACGAGGCCGCGCCGGCATCGACACCGATCGCCAGCAGCTCCTCGGGGCTGATGCCATCGCAGCTGCAGGCGATGTGTGGGCGACATCCCGAGCGGGTGCTCGTCGGGCATCCCTTCAACCCGGCATACCTGATCCCGCTCGTCGAGGTCGTCCCGGGAAAGGAAACAGACTCCCGGGTCGTCGAGGTGGCGATGGAGCTGTACACCGCAATGGGCAAGCGGCCGGTCTTGGTGCGGCACGAGGTTCCCGGGCACGTCACCAATCGGCTCCAGGCCGCGCTATGGCGCGAGGCGTACTCCCTCGTCGAACGCGGTGTCGCGACGGTCGCCGACATCGACACCGCGATCTCGTACGGCCCCGGCCTGCGGTGGGCGCTGCTCGGCCCGCTGGTCAACCAGCACCTCTCCGGAGGTGACGGCGGCCTCGCTCACATCCTGGAGCACCTCGGCCCGCCCACCCAGGCATGGATGGACGACCTCGGTGAGCCCCAACTGACCCCGCGGCTCGCCGAACTCCTCGTCCGCGGTGTCGATGACGAGCTGGCCGGGATCGACCAGCGCCGGCTGGTCGCCGACCGCGACGCACTCCTGGTCGAGCTGCTCGAACGCAAGGCGCTGCGGACCGCACTTCCTTGA
- a CDS encoding acetoacetate--CoA ligase, translating to MTAATGAEPELLYLPQSDRTPRVRSFMAWLSENGRAEVSTWDELQRWSVAELEAFWESVWQYFGVRSRTPYDAVLADRTMPGAQWFPGATVNYAEHCFGSPEDATETAVVAYSQTREPVQLTFAELSEQVRRVRAGLRRLGVGRGDRVVGYLPNCPEALIAFLATAGLGAIWAGCAPEFGPRSVVDRFDQIEPKVLIAVAGYTYGDKQIDKRIEVAEIRACLPTVEHIVHVPYGPLTIDGALGWSELAAVTEEPLAFDPVPFEHPLCVLFSSGTTGKPKPIVHGHGGLLLEHLKNHAFHWDLGPGDRLLWFTTTAWMMWNALIAALLVRSSIVMIDGNPLYPDLRAQWRLAQETGATLMGASPGYLMSCRKEGLHPAEEFDLSRLRQIGAAGSPFPPEGFRWVAEEFGSRVLLNVGSGGTDVCTGLVQGSPLQPVWAGEMSGASLGVDVKAFDETGHVVTGEVGELVITSPMPSMPVGFWGDDDGTRLRAAYFDEYPGVFRFGDWCRFSAVGSCVITGRSDATLNRGGVRLGTSEFYRVLQDVDDIVDSVVVHLEDSAGGMGELILFVVPAPGVVVDENLERRLAAEIRTALSPRHVPDRIVSVAAVPYSRTGKKLEIPVKRILRGARPADVASPGALIDPSALDAFVEYARGRQGS from the coding sequence ATGACCGCCGCGACAGGCGCCGAACCGGAGCTGCTGTACCTGCCGCAATCCGACCGAACCCCCCGGGTTCGGAGCTTCATGGCCTGGTTGTCGGAGAACGGCCGCGCAGAGGTCTCGACCTGGGACGAGCTCCAGAGGTGGTCGGTCGCCGAGCTGGAGGCGTTCTGGGAGAGCGTCTGGCAGTACTTCGGAGTGCGGTCCCGAACGCCGTACGACGCGGTGCTCGCTGATCGCACAATGCCGGGCGCGCAGTGGTTCCCGGGTGCCACCGTCAACTACGCGGAGCATTGCTTCGGCTCGCCCGAGGATGCCACCGAGACCGCTGTGGTGGCGTACTCCCAGACCCGGGAGCCGGTGCAGCTGACGTTCGCCGAGTTGTCGGAGCAGGTACGGCGGGTCCGTGCTGGTCTGCGTCGGCTGGGTGTCGGCCGCGGCGACCGCGTGGTCGGCTATCTCCCGAACTGCCCCGAGGCCCTGATCGCATTCCTCGCCACCGCCGGCCTGGGTGCCATTTGGGCAGGCTGTGCACCCGAGTTCGGTCCGCGCAGCGTGGTCGACCGGTTCGATCAGATCGAGCCGAAGGTGCTCATCGCGGTCGCCGGCTACACCTATGGCGACAAGCAGATCGATAAGCGGATCGAGGTCGCGGAGATCCGCGCCTGCCTGCCGACGGTCGAGCACATCGTGCACGTCCCGTACGGGCCGTTGACGATCGACGGTGCGCTCGGCTGGAGCGAGCTCGCGGCGGTGACCGAGGAACCGCTGGCCTTCGATCCGGTGCCGTTCGAACACCCGCTCTGTGTGCTCTTCTCCTCGGGAACGACCGGCAAACCGAAGCCGATCGTGCACGGGCACGGCGGGCTCCTACTGGAGCATCTGAAGAACCACGCCTTCCACTGGGATCTCGGCCCGGGGGACCGGCTGCTGTGGTTCACCACGACCGCGTGGATGATGTGGAACGCACTGATCGCGGCGCTGCTGGTCCGCAGCTCGATCGTGATGATCGACGGCAACCCGCTCTATCCCGACCTGAGGGCGCAGTGGCGGCTCGCCCAGGAGACCGGCGCGACGCTGATGGGCGCCAGTCCCGGCTACCTCATGAGCTGCCGCAAGGAGGGACTGCATCCCGCCGAGGAGTTCGACCTGTCCCGACTCCGGCAGATCGGGGCCGCCGGCAGTCCCTTCCCACCGGAAGGCTTCCGGTGGGTGGCCGAGGAGTTCGGCAGCCGCGTGCTGCTCAACGTCGGCAGTGGCGGCACGGACGTCTGCACCGGTCTGGTCCAGGGTTCCCCGCTCCAACCGGTGTGGGCCGGCGAGATGTCCGGTGCCAGCCTCGGCGTCGACGTCAAGGCCTTCGACGAAACCGGTCACGTCGTCACCGGCGAAGTCGGCGAGCTCGTCATCACGTCACCGATGCCGTCGATGCCGGTCGGGTTCTGGGGCGATGACGACGGCACTCGACTGCGTGCGGCGTACTTCGACGAGTACCCGGGCGTGTTCCGCTTCGGCGACTGGTGCCGGTTCTCGGCCGTCGGGTCGTGCGTCATAACCGGCCGTTCCGACGCGACTCTCAACCGGGGCGGCGTGCGGCTCGGAACCAGCGAGTTCTACCGCGTCCTGCAAGATGTGGACGACATTGTCGACAGCGTCGTTGTCCACCTCGAGGATTCGGCGGGCGGGATGGGTGAGCTCATCCTGTTCGTCGTACCCGCCCCGGGTGTCGTCGTCGACGAGAACCTCGAGCGTCGGCTGGCGGCGGAGATCCGCACCGCGCTCTCCCCACGTCACGTCCCCGACCGCATCGTCTCCGTGGCAGCCGTGCCGTACTCCCGGACCGGCAAGAAGCTCGAGATCCCGGTGAAGCGGATCCTGCGGGGCGCACGGCCGGCCGATGTCGCCTCGCCCGGCGCACTCATCGACCCCAGCGCGCTCGACGCCTTTGTCGAGTACGCCCGCGGACGGCAGGGTTCGTGA
- a CDS encoding crotonase/enoyl-CoA hydratase family protein, with protein MSLVKQELPPSVAVEQRDQIAVVTLDRAHKRNALDDPTIRALSAFFEAPPEWAKAVVLAASGEHFSAGLDLSVLGNRDAVGGLHHSRTWHEAFRRIESGALPVIAVLKGAVVGGGLELAAAAHLRVAEDSTFFALPEGQRGLFVGGGGSVRIPRLIGTHRMTDMMLTGRVLGADEGAAAGLANYRVGDGEGLDKALELAGKIAENSPVTNYAIIQALPRIAEASPEVGLLMESLMAAVAQSSQEAKDRMNAFLEGRAAKVDAEAAR; from the coding sequence ATGAGCCTCGTGAAACAGGAGTTGCCACCATCCGTGGCGGTCGAGCAGCGCGACCAGATCGCGGTGGTGACCCTGGATCGGGCCCACAAACGCAATGCCCTGGATGACCCGACGATCAGGGCACTGTCCGCCTTCTTCGAGGCCCCGCCCGAATGGGCGAAGGCAGTCGTCCTCGCGGCTTCCGGTGAGCACTTCTCGGCGGGCCTGGACCTCAGCGTGCTCGGCAACCGAGACGCCGTCGGCGGGCTGCACCACTCGCGGACGTGGCATGAAGCCTTCCGGCGGATCGAATCCGGTGCCCTTCCGGTCATCGCGGTCCTCAAGGGGGCTGTCGTCGGCGGTGGTCTCGAGCTTGCCGCCGCTGCCCACCTGCGGGTCGCGGAGGACTCCACCTTCTTCGCGCTGCCCGAGGGGCAGCGCGGTCTCTTCGTGGGCGGTGGCGGATCGGTGCGGATCCCGCGCCTGATCGGGACGCACCGTATGACCGACATGATGCTGACCGGCCGAGTGCTCGGCGCGGACGAGGGGGCGGCCGCGGGCCTCGCCAACTACCGAGTGGGGGACGGCGAAGGCCTCGACAAGGCACTCGAATTGGCGGGCAAGATCGCCGAGAACTCCCCGGTCACCAACTACGCCATCATCCAGGCGCTCCCGCGGATCGCGGAAGCGTCACCGGAGGTCGGCCTGCTCATGGAGTCCCTCATGGCCGCGGTCGCGCAGAGCAGCCAGGAGGCCAAGGACCGGATGAATGCGTTCCTCGAAGGCCGTGCCGCGAAGGTCGATGCCGAGGCGGCCCGATGA